The following coding sequences are from one Pseudomonas mendocina window:
- a CDS encoding coniferyl aldehyde dehydrogenase, producing the protein MVADIAYLQHSQQQINQLDSVFALQRSAFAANPMPSAEQRIQWLKSLSELLTQQQDALVAAISSDFSNRSADETLLAELMPSLHGIHYASKRIKKWMKPSRRSVGMQFMPASAKVIYQPLGVVGIIVPWNYPLFLAIGPLTGALAAGNRVMIKMSESTPATSQLVKDLLARIFPEDLVSVVLGEAEVGMAFSKLPFDHLLFTGATSIGKHVMRAAAENLTPVTLELGGKSPAIVSADVPLADAAERIAFGKTLNAGQTCVAPDYVLVPRDRIDGFVSAYREVVQRFYPQLKDNPDYTAIINERQLARLNGYLQDAEAKGARIVALYPEAQGRRLPQSLVLDVNDDMKLMQDEIFGPLLPVVPYDRIEDAFAYVNARPRPLALYYFGYDKREQQRVLHETHSGGVCLNDTLLHVAQDDMPFGGVGPSGMGHYHGHEGFLTFSKAKGVFIKQRFNAARLIYPPYGKSIQKLVYKLFVR; encoded by the coding sequence ATGGTCGCCGACATCGCCTACCTGCAGCACAGCCAACAGCAGATCAACCAGCTGGACAGCGTCTTCGCCCTGCAGCGTTCTGCCTTTGCTGCCAACCCGATGCCGTCGGCCGAACAACGCATCCAGTGGCTGAAATCCCTGAGCGAGCTGCTGACTCAGCAGCAGGATGCACTGGTGGCAGCGATCTCCAGCGACTTCAGCAACCGCTCGGCTGATGAAACCCTGCTCGCCGAGCTGATGCCCAGCCTGCATGGCATCCATTACGCGAGCAAACGCATCAAGAAGTGGATGAAACCCTCGCGACGCAGCGTCGGCATGCAGTTCATGCCCGCCTCGGCCAAGGTCATTTACCAGCCGCTGGGCGTGGTCGGCATCATCGTGCCGTGGAACTACCCGCTGTTTCTCGCCATCGGCCCGCTGACCGGTGCACTGGCCGCCGGCAACCGGGTGATGATCAAGATGAGCGAGTCCACCCCGGCCACCTCGCAACTGGTCAAGGATCTGCTGGCGCGCATCTTCCCCGAGGACCTGGTCAGCGTCGTTCTGGGCGAGGCGGAAGTCGGCATGGCATTCTCCAAGCTGCCGTTCGACCACCTGCTGTTCACCGGTGCCACCAGCATCGGCAAGCACGTGATGCGCGCCGCCGCCGAGAACCTGACCCCGGTGACCCTGGAACTGGGCGGCAAGTCGCCGGCCATCGTCTCCGCCGACGTGCCGCTGGCGGACGCCGCCGAGCGCATCGCCTTCGGTAAGACCCTCAATGCCGGACAGACCTGCGTGGCGCCGGACTACGTGCTGGTGCCGCGTGACCGCATCGACGGTTTCGTCAGCGCCTACCGCGAGGTGGTGCAGCGCTTCTATCCGCAGCTCAAGGACAACCCGGACTACACCGCGATCATCAACGAACGCCAGCTGGCACGCCTCAACGGCTACCTGCAGGACGCCGAGGCCAAGGGCGCGCGCATCGTTGCGCTCTACCCCGAAGCGCAGGGCCGGCGCCTGCCACAGAGCCTGGTGCTGGACGTCAATGACGACATGAAGCTGATGCAGGACGAGATCTTCGGCCCACTGCTGCCGGTGGTGCCCTACGACCGTATCGAAGATGCCTTCGCCTACGTCAATGCGCGCCCTCGCCCGCTGGCGCTGTACTACTTCGGCTACGACAAGCGCGAGCAACAGCGCGTGCTGCACGAAACCCACTCCGGCGGCGTGTGCCTGAACGACACCCTGCTGCACGTGGCCCAGGACGACATGCCGTTCGGCGGCGTCGGCCCGTCGGGCATGGGTCACTACCACGGCCACGAAGGCTTCCTGACCTTCAGCAAGGCCAAGGGCGTGTTCATCAAGCAGCGCTTCAATGCCGCGCGGCTGATCTACCCGCCGTATGGCAAGTCGATCCAGAAGCTGGTCTACAAGCTGTTCGTACGCTGA
- a CDS encoding TetR/AcrR family transcriptional regulator: MAPPKTRDRIVAESLALFNSQGERNVTTNHIAAHLGMSPGNLYYHFRNKQVIIAELFAQYEAQVDSFLRLPEGRALTVEDKTFYLEALLAAMWHYRFLHRDLEHLLDSDAELAERYRAFARRCLVGAQSIYQGFVEAGILLMNPAQIEALTLNSWIIMTSWVRFLCTAGANPDNLSQDMLRRGIYQVLALEGGYIAPSAREAVEALYARLHVPLEQVLG; this comes from the coding sequence ATGGCGCCACCCAAGACCCGCGACCGCATCGTTGCCGAGAGCCTGGCCCTGTTCAACAGCCAGGGCGAGCGCAACGTCACCACCAACCACATCGCTGCGCACCTGGGCATGTCGCCGGGCAATCTGTATTACCACTTCCGCAACAAGCAGGTGATCATCGCTGAGCTGTTCGCTCAATACGAAGCGCAGGTCGACAGCTTCCTGCGTCTGCCCGAAGGTCGCGCGCTGACGGTGGAGGACAAGACCTTCTATCTGGAAGCATTGCTGGCAGCGATGTGGCACTACCGCTTCCTGCACCGCGATCTGGAACACCTGCTGGATTCCGACGCCGAACTGGCTGAGCGCTACCGTGCCTTCGCGCGGCGCTGTCTGGTGGGCGCGCAATCGATTTATCAGGGGTTCGTCGAGGCGGGCATCCTGCTGATGAATCCGGCGCAGATCGAGGCGCTGACGCTCAACAGCTGGATCATCATGACTTCCTGGGTGCGCTTTCTCTGCACCGCCGGGGCCAACCCGGACAACCTCAGCCAGGACATGCTGCGCCGAGGTATCTATCAGGTGCTGGCGTTGGAGGGGGGCTACATCGCGCCCTCGGCACGCGAGGCGGTCGAAGCGCTGTATGCCCGGCTGCATGTGCCGCTGGAGCAGGTGCTGGGGTGA
- a CDS encoding hydrolase, which yields MNTDFRPAWWLPGPHLQTLWNPFCRKPPQLERQRERLWLDDGDFLDLDWHGPHDAHAPLVLVLHGLTGSSSSLYVLGLQQKLAARGWASAALNWRGCSGEPNLLPRGYHSGASEDLASAVAHLRAQRPMAPLYAVGYSLGGNVLLKYLGESGPQSQLQGAVAVSVPFRLDQCADRIGLGFSRVYQAHFMREMVAYVNNKQRLFTEQGQSERLSVLERLGPLDGMRTFWDFDGRITAPLHGFADAHDYYRRASSRFYLGDIRTRTLIIQAEDDPFIFRHSLPEARELAPGTEFELHAKGGHVGFVEGSPRQPGYYLERRIPQWLASHG from the coding sequence ATGAACACCGACTTTCGCCCCGCCTGGTGGCTCCCCGGCCCGCATCTGCAGACGCTGTGGAACCCCTTCTGTCGCAAGCCGCCGCAACTCGAACGGCAGCGCGAACGGCTGTGGCTGGACGACGGCGATTTTCTCGACCTCGACTGGCATGGCCCGCACGACGCCCATGCACCGCTGGTGCTGGTGCTGCATGGCCTGACAGGTAGTTCCAGCTCACTCTACGTGCTGGGCCTGCAACAGAAACTGGCCGCACGCGGCTGGGCCAGCGCAGCGCTGAACTGGCGCGGCTGCTCGGGCGAACCCAACCTGCTGCCGCGTGGCTACCACTCCGGTGCCAGCGAGGATCTGGCTTCGGCCGTGGCACATCTGCGCGCGCAACGACCGATGGCGCCGCTGTACGCCGTTGGCTATTCGCTGGGCGGCAACGTACTGCTCAAGTATCTGGGCGAAAGCGGCCCACAGAGCCAGTTGCAGGGCGCTGTGGCAGTGTCGGTGCCGTTTCGCCTGGATCAGTGCGCCGATCGTATCGGCCTGGGTTTCTCACGGGTGTACCAGGCGCACTTCATGCGCGAGATGGTCGCCTATGTGAACAACAAGCAGCGCCTGTTCACCGAACAGGGGCAGAGCGAGCGCCTGTCGGTGCTGGAGCGTCTCGGCCCGCTGGACGGCATGCGCACCTTCTGGGATTTCGACGGCCGCATCACCGCGCCGCTGCACGGTTTCGCCGATGCCCACGATTACTACCGCCGGGCGTCCAGCCGCTTCTACCTGGGCGACATTCGTACGCGGACGCTGATCATCCAGGCCGAAGACGACCCCTTCATCTTCCGCCACAGCCTGCCCGAAGCCAGAGAACTGGCGCCCGGTACAGAGTTCGAGCTGCATGCCAAGGGTGGCCATGTTGGCTTCGTCGAAGGTAGCCCGCGCCAGCCGGGTTATTACCTGGAGCGGCGTATCCCGCAGTGGCTGGCGAGCCACGGATAA
- the rsmD gene encoding 16S rRNA (guanine(966)-N(2))-methyltransferase RsmD, with the protein MRARTPQKSAAKAHGGQGQLRIIGGEWRSRRFAFPDGPGLRPTPDRVRETLFNWLAPYVEGAHVLDPFAGSGALLLEALSRGAASGLACDLNPASVAALREHLATLQCSNGEIQLGDALQLLARPAPRHFDIALLDPPFHKDLLQDACTLLETQGWLADNAWVYTESETTPSTLGLPGNWRLHREKHTGQVHYALWQRNA; encoded by the coding sequence ATGCGCGCACGCACACCGCAGAAATCGGCCGCCAAAGCTCATGGCGGCCAGGGTCAGTTGCGCATCATCGGTGGTGAGTGGCGTTCGCGGCGCTTCGCCTTCCCCGACGGGCCGGGCCTGCGCCCGACCCCGGATCGTGTGCGCGAAACCCTGTTCAACTGGCTGGCGCCTTATGTCGAGGGCGCCCATGTGCTCGACCCCTTCGCCGGTAGCGGTGCACTGCTGCTCGAAGCCCTGTCGCGCGGTGCCGCCAGCGGCCTGGCCTGCGACCTGAATCCAGCATCGGTTGCGGCATTGCGTGAGCACCTGGCGACATTGCAGTGCAGCAATGGCGAAATTCAGCTGGGCGACGCCCTGCAATTGCTGGCCCGCCCGGCACCGCGTCATTTCGATATCGCCCTGCTCGACCCGCCATTCCACAAGGATCTGCTGCAGGACGCCTGCACGCTGCTGGAGACGCAGGGCTGGCTGGCCGATAACGCCTGGGTCTATACCGAAAGCGAGACGACGCCTTCGACACTGGGCCTGCCCGGCAACTGGCGTCTGCACCGCGAAAAGCACACCGGCCAGGTGCATTACGCACTGTGGCAAAGAAACGCGTAG
- a CDS encoding pitrilysin family protein produces MKTEHRRLGLLGLVLSSALVLGACANLSDNAPTGDAAKLQSLAALDGKAPTRRTLEIQTWNTTQGAKVLFVEAHELPMFDLRLTFAAGSSQDGDVPGLATLTNAMLNEGVPGKDVGAIAAGFEGLGAEFGNGAYRDMAVASLRSLSAQEQREPALALFAEVLGKPTFPADSLARIKNQLLAGFEFQKQNPGKLASLELFERLYGKHPYAHPSDGTAQSIPAISRQQLQAFHARAYTAGNAVIALVGDLSRAEAEAIANQVSAALPKGPALANIAQPQTPKAGASHIEYPSNQTHLLIAQLGIDRRDPDYAALYLGNQIFGGGGFGTRLMSEVREKRGLTYGVYSGFSAMQARGPFMINLQTRAELSEGTLKLVKQLLTDYLRDGPTQQELDNAKRELAGSFPLSTASNAAIVGQLASMGFYDLPLSYLDDFMRDVQSLTTEQVKAAMAKHLDPEALVVVTAGPTVAQKELPPPTDRPAEQTSTVPH; encoded by the coding sequence ATGAAGACTGAGCACCGCCGCCTGGGCCTGCTCGGCCTGGTTCTGTCCAGCGCACTGGTGCTGGGCGCCTGCGCCAACCTCTCTGACAATGCGCCGACGGGCGATGCAGCCAAATTGCAGTCCCTGGCCGCACTCGACGGCAAGGCGCCAACCCGCCGCACCCTGGAGATCCAGACCTGGAACACCACGCAAGGCGCCAAGGTGCTGTTCGTCGAAGCACATGAGCTGCCGATGTTCGACCTGCGCCTGACCTTCGCCGCCGGCAGCAGCCAGGACGGCGACGTGCCGGGCCTAGCCACCCTGACCAACGCCATGCTCAACGAAGGCGTGCCAGGCAAGGATGTCGGCGCCATCGCCGCCGGTTTCGAAGGCCTCGGCGCCGAATTCGGCAATGGCGCCTACCGCGACATGGCCGTGGCCAGCCTGCGCAGCCTTAGTGCACAGGAACAACGTGAGCCGGCACTGGCCCTGTTCGCCGAGGTGTTGGGCAAGCCCACCTTCCCCGCCGACTCGCTGGCACGGATCAAGAACCAGTTGCTCGCCGGCTTCGAGTTCCAGAAGCAGAACCCAGGCAAGCTGGCCAGTCTGGAGCTGTTCGAGCGCCTGTACGGCAAACACCCCTACGCCCACCCCAGCGACGGCACAGCCCAGTCGATTCCGGCGATCAGCCGCCAGCAACTGCAGGCTTTCCATGCTCGCGCCTACACGGCCGGCAATGCGGTAATCGCGCTGGTCGGCGACCTGTCACGCGCCGAAGCCGAGGCCATCGCCAATCAGGTGTCGGCTGCCTTGCCGAAGGGCCCGGCACTGGCGAACATCGCCCAGCCACAAACGCCGAAGGCCGGCGCCAGCCATATCGAATATCCGTCCAACCAGACCCACCTGCTGATCGCCCAACTCGGCATCGACCGCCGCGACCCGGACTACGCTGCGCTGTACCTGGGCAATCAGATCTTCGGTGGCGGCGGTTTCGGCACACGCCTGATGAGCGAAGTGCGCGAAAAGCGCGGTCTGACCTATGGCGTCTACTCCGGCTTCAGCGCCATGCAGGCGCGTGGCCCGTTCATGATCAACCTGCAGACCCGTGCCGAGCTCAGCGAGGGCACTCTGAAACTGGTCAAGCAACTGCTCACCGACTACCTGCGTGACGGCCCCACTCAACAAGAGCTGGACAATGCCAAACGCGAGCTGGCCGGCAGCTTCCCGCTGTCCACCGCGAGCAATGCCGCTATCGTCGGGCAGTTGGCCTCGATGGGCTTCTACGACCTGCCCTTGAGCTACCTGGACGATTTCATGCGTGACGTGCAGAGCCTCACGACCGAGCAGGTGAAAGCGGCAATGGCCAAGCATCTCGACCCGGAAGCACTGGTGGTGGTCACTGCCGGTCCGACAGTGGCGCAGAAAGAACTGCCGCCGCCCACCGACCGCCCGGCCGAACAGACCAGCACGGTGCCGCACTGA
- a CDS encoding pitrilysin family protein: MNAIARRSLGLLFGALCVPLAAFASPAQPTHEFELDNGLKVIVREDHRAPVVVSQIWYKVGSSYETPGSTGLSHALEHMMFKGSRKFGPGEASRILRELGAEENAFTSDDYTAYYQVLASDRLGVALELEADRLASLKLPADEFDKEIEVIKEERRLRTDDRPSSLAYERFKAMAYPASGYNIPTIGWMADLQRMQIDELRAWYQKWYAPNNATLVVVGDVSVDEVKTQVQRYFGDIPRREVPTAKLPLELAAPGERRITLYLKTQLPSLIMGFNVPGMATAETPRQVYALRLAAALLDGGYSARLSTRLERGEELVSGASAWYNAFPRGDSLFILSATPNVQKGRTLEQAEAGLWRELEELKKAPPSAAELARVRAQVIAGLVYERDSITSQATSIGQLETVGLSWQLTDQELTELEAVTPADIQQAARTFFVRDRLSVAHVLPEESRHEESRHED; the protein is encoded by the coding sequence ATGAATGCCATTGCCCGCCGTTCCCTCGGCCTGCTGTTCGGCGCCCTTTGCGTGCCACTCGCGGCCTTCGCTTCTCCCGCTCAACCCACCCACGAATTCGAACTGGACAACGGCCTCAAGGTCATCGTCCGCGAGGATCACCGTGCGCCCGTGGTGGTCTCGCAAATCTGGTACAAGGTCGGCTCCAGCTACGAGACGCCCGGTTCCACCGGCCTGTCTCATGCGCTGGAACACATGATGTTCAAGGGCAGCCGCAAGTTCGGCCCCGGCGAAGCCTCGCGCATCCTGCGCGAACTGGGCGCCGAGGAGAACGCCTTCACCAGCGACGACTACACCGCTTATTACCAGGTGCTGGCCAGTGATCGTCTGGGCGTGGCCCTGGAGCTGGAAGCCGATCGCCTCGCCAGCCTGAAACTGCCGGCAGATGAATTCGACAAGGAAATCGAAGTTATCAAGGAAGAGCGCCGCCTGCGCACCGACGACCGCCCTTCCTCATTGGCTTACGAACGCTTCAAGGCAATGGCCTACCCGGCCAGCGGCTACAACATCCCGACCATCGGTTGGATGGCGGATCTGCAGCGCATGCAGATCGACGAGCTGCGCGCCTGGTATCAGAAGTGGTACGCACCGAACAACGCCACCCTGGTGGTGGTCGGGGACGTCAGCGTCGATGAGGTCAAGACTCAGGTTCAGCGCTACTTCGGCGACATCCCGCGCCGCGAAGTGCCGACCGCCAAGCTGCCGCTGGAGCTGGCTGCACCGGGTGAACGACGCATCACGCTGTATCTCAAGACCCAGTTGCCGAGCCTGATCATGGGCTTCAACGTACCAGGCATGGCCACTGCCGAAACGCCACGCCAGGTCTATGCCCTGCGTCTGGCCGCTGCCCTGCTCGATGGCGGCTACAGCGCACGCCTGTCCACGCGACTGGAGCGTGGCGAAGAGCTCGTTTCCGGCGCCAGCGCCTGGTACAACGCCTTCCCCCGTGGTGACAGCCTGTTCATCCTCTCGGCTACGCCCAACGTGCAGAAGGGCAGAACCCTGGAGCAAGCCGAAGCCGGTCTGTGGCGCGAGCTGGAGGAACTGAAGAAGGCCCCGCCGTCCGCTGCCGAGCTGGCACGCGTACGCGCTCAAGTCATCGCCGGCCTGGTCTACGAGCGCGACTCGATCACCAGCCAGGCCACCAGCATCGGCCAACTGGAAACCGTCGGCCTGTCCTGGCAACTCACCGATCAGGAGCTGACCGAGCTGGAAGCCGTGACCCCGGCCGATATCCAGCAGGCCGCCCGCACCTTCTTCGTCCGCGACCGCCTGAGCGTCGCCCACGTTCTGCCCGAAGAGTCCCGTCATGAGGAGTCCCGCCATGAAGACTGA
- the ftsY gene encoding signal recognition particle-docking protein FtsY: MFGSNDDKKSPAEAGAQTPPVTEEKKSLFSWWRKKPADTPAEPVQPVAAPVEPLESAAEPAEPPAPEQTPAADPAIEPEAPASVALEQPPQPEPAVVEAPAPMVAEEPPVVPEPIVEVVPAPVVTPPAPVAAPATQERPGFFARLKQGLSKTSASLGEGMASLFLGKKAIDDDLLDDLETRLLTADVGVEATTTIIGNLTKRVARKELADSGALYKALQEELVTLLKPVEQPLVIDAARQPYVILVVGVNGAGKTTTIGKLAKKLQLEGKKVMLAAGDTFRAAAVEQLQVWGERNNIAVIAQHTGADSASVIFDAVQAAKSRGVDVLIADTAGRLHTKDNLMEELKKVRRVIGKLDETAPHEVLLVLDAGTGQNAISQAKQFNQTVNLTGLALTKLDGTAKGGVIFALAKQFGLPIRYIGVGEGIDDLRPFEAQAFVQALFEERERA; the protein is encoded by the coding sequence ATGTTTGGTTCCAATGACGACAAGAAGTCGCCGGCCGAGGCTGGCGCGCAGACCCCGCCTGTGACCGAAGAAAAGAAATCTCTGTTCAGCTGGTGGCGCAAGAAACCGGCAGATACCCCTGCCGAGCCGGTTCAGCCTGTGGCTGCGCCCGTCGAGCCGCTCGAGTCAGCGGCGGAACCTGCCGAGCCGCCGGCTCCCGAGCAAACACCGGCTGCAGATCCAGCTATCGAGCCTGAGGCTCCAGCCTCTGTCGCTCTTGAGCAGCCACCGCAGCCAGAGCCTGCGGTTGTCGAAGCGCCTGCCCCTATGGTTGCCGAAGAGCCGCCAGTGGTGCCCGAGCCCATCGTCGAGGTCGTGCCCGCGCCGGTGGTGACGCCGCCGGCTCCCGTCGCTGCGCCGGCCACGCAGGAAAGACCCGGTTTCTTCGCCCGCCTCAAGCAGGGGCTGAGCAAGACCAGTGCCAGCCTCGGCGAAGGCATGGCCAGCCTGTTCCTCGGCAAGAAGGCCATCGACGACGACCTGCTCGACGATCTGGAAACTCGCCTGCTGACCGCCGATGTGGGCGTCGAGGCGACCACCACCATCATCGGTAACCTGACCAAGCGCGTGGCGCGCAAGGAGCTGGCCGATAGCGGTGCGTTGTACAAGGCGCTGCAGGAAGAGTTGGTGACCCTGCTCAAACCGGTCGAGCAGCCGCTGGTCATCGACGCGGCCAGGCAGCCCTACGTGATTCTTGTCGTCGGTGTGAACGGTGCCGGCAAAACCACCACCATCGGCAAGCTGGCCAAGAAACTCCAGCTTGAAGGCAAGAAGGTCATGCTCGCTGCAGGTGATACCTTCCGCGCTGCTGCCGTGGAGCAGCTGCAGGTCTGGGGTGAACGCAACAACATCGCGGTGATCGCCCAGCACACCGGCGCCGATTCGGCTTCGGTGATCTTCGATGCGGTGCAGGCCGCCAAGTCGCGCGGCGTTGATGTGCTGATCGCCGACACCGCCGGCCGCCTGCATACCAAAGACAACCTGATGGAAGAGCTGAAGAAGGTGCGTCGGGTTATCGGCAAGCTGGACGAGACGGCGCCGCACGAAGTGCTGCTGGTGCTCGATGCCGGCACCGGCCAGAACGCGATCAGTCAGGCCAAACAGTTCAACCAGACGGTGAACCTCACCGGTCTGGCACTGACCAAGCTCGATGGCACCGCCAAAGGTGGCGTCATCTTCGCCCTGGCCAAGCAGTTCGGTCTGCCGATTCGCTACATCGGCGTGGGCGAGGGTATCGATGACCTGCGTCCATTCGAGGCGCAGGCTTTCGTCCAGGCACTCTTCGAGGAGCGTGAGCGGGCATGA
- the ftsE gene encoding cell division ATP-binding protein FtsE gives MIRFEQVAKRYPNGHVGLHELSFRVRPGEFLFVTGHSGAGKSTLLRLLLAMERPTSGKLLLAGQDLSTITNAQIPFLRRQIGVVFQNHQLLFDRTVFDNVALPLQILGLSKPEIAKRVGAALERVSLSDKAAQSPGDLSTGQQQRVGIARAIVHRPALLLADEPTGNLDPRLAAEIMGVFEDINQLGTTVLIASHDLALIARMRQRMLTLQRGRLIGDGEAA, from the coding sequence ATGATCCGATTCGAGCAGGTCGCCAAGCGTTACCCCAATGGTCATGTCGGGCTGCACGAGCTGAGCTTCCGCGTTCGCCCCGGCGAATTTCTCTTTGTCACCGGCCACTCCGGTGCTGGCAAGAGCACGCTGCTGCGCCTGCTGCTGGCGATGGAGCGGCCCACCAGCGGCAAGTTGCTGCTGGCCGGGCAGGATCTGTCGACCATCACCAATGCGCAGATTCCCTTCCTGCGCCGGCAGATCGGCGTGGTGTTCCAGAACCATCAACTGCTGTTCGACCGCACCGTGTTCGACAACGTCGCATTGCCGCTGCAGATCCTCGGTCTGTCCAAGCCGGAGATCGCCAAGCGTGTCGGTGCCGCGCTGGAGCGCGTCAGCCTCAGCGACAAGGCGGCGCAGTCACCGGGTGATCTGTCCACTGGCCAGCAACAGCGCGTCGGCATTGCCCGTGCCATCGTCCATCGCCCAGCTCTGCTGCTGGCCGACGAACCCACCGGTAACCTCGACCCGCGCCTGGCTGCCGAGATCATGGGCGTGTTCGAAGACATCAACCAGCTGGGAACCACGGTGCTGATTGCCAGCCACGACCTGGCGCTGATCGCGCGCATGCGCCAGCGCATGCTCACCCTGCAACGTGGTCGCCTGATCGGTGATGGGGAGGCTGCCTGA
- the ftsX gene encoding permease-like cell division protein FtsX, translated as MSASKMPTPQPAERVGAAPRNKVVDGPADEPDFRTLLNAWLESHRASLVDSLRRLARQPIGSFFTCLVMAVALSLPMGLSLLLDNVEKLGGSWQRAAQISLFLDMSAGERDGQALREQIAAMDDVSEAEWISREQALEEFQQLSGLGQALKELPENPLPGVVLVTPKEVDKAKLEALRQRLAELPKVEQAQLDLVWVERLTAILKLGDRFVFGLSLLLILALLLVIGNTIRLHIENRRAEIEVIKLVGGTDGYVRRPFLYMGALYGFGAGIFAWLLLAFGLDWLNDAVVRLAGLYGSDFALGGVPSSDGFSLLLGAVLLGYIGAWLAVARHLNELAPR; from the coding sequence ATGAGCGCATCGAAAATGCCTACGCCGCAACCGGCCGAACGTGTCGGCGCGGCGCCGCGTAACAAGGTGGTGGATGGCCCGGCGGATGAGCCGGATTTTCGTACCCTGCTCAATGCCTGGCTGGAAAGCCACCGCGCCAGCCTGGTCGATAGCCTGCGCCGTCTGGCGCGCCAGCCCATCGGCAGTTTCTTCACCTGCCTGGTGATGGCCGTGGCGTTGAGCCTGCCCATGGGCCTGTCGCTGCTGCTGGACAACGTCGAGAAGCTCGGCGGCTCCTGGCAGCGTGCGGCGCAGATTTCCCTGTTCCTCGACATGTCCGCTGGCGAGCGCGATGGCCAGGCACTGCGCGAGCAGATCGCGGCTATGGATGACGTATCCGAAGCCGAGTGGATCAGTCGCGAGCAGGCGCTGGAAGAGTTCCAGCAGCTGTCCGGCCTTGGCCAGGCGCTGAAGGAGTTGCCAGAGAATCCGCTGCCAGGCGTGGTGCTGGTAACGCCCAAGGAAGTTGACAAGGCCAAGCTGGAGGCACTGCGCCAACGTCTGGCGGAGTTGCCGAAGGTGGAGCAGGCGCAGCTCGATCTGGTCTGGGTCGAGCGCCTGACCGCGATCCTCAAGCTGGGTGATCGCTTCGTCTTCGGCCTCAGCCTGTTGTTGATCCTGGCGCTGCTGCTGGTGATTGGTAACACCATCCGCCTGCACATCGAGAACCGTCGCGCCGAGATCGAGGTGATCAAGCTGGTAGGTGGAACCGATGGCTACGTGCGACGTCCCTTCCTTTATATGGGCGCGTTGTATGGTTTCGGCGCCGGTATCTTCGCCTGGCTGCTGCTGGCCTTTGGGCTGGATTGGCTGAACGATGCTGTAGTACGTTTGGCCGGCTTGTACGGTAGCGATTTCGCGCTGGGTGGCGTACCTTCGTCCGACGGTTTTTCGCTGCTGCTCGGCGCCGTGCTGTTGGGCTATATTGGCGCCTGGTTGGCTGTGGCGCGTCACCTCAATGAACTGGCTCCCCGCTGA
- the rpoH gene encoding RNA polymerase sigma factor RpoH, whose product MSTSLQPVHALVPGANLEAYVHAVNSIPLLTPEQERELAENLYYQQDLEAARQMVLAHLRFVVHIARSYSGYGLAQADLIQEGNVGLMKAVKRFNPEMGVRLVSFAVHWIRAEIHEFILKNWRIVKVATTKAQRKLFFNLRSQKKRLAWLNNDEVTAVAESLGVEPHEVREMESRLTGQDMAFDPAADADDDSAFQSPAHYLEDHRYDPARQLEDADWSDSSSSNLHEALESLDERSRDILYQRWLAEDKATLHDLAAKYNVSAERIRQLEKNAMNKLKGCIAA is encoded by the coding sequence ATGTCCACTTCCTTGCAACCTGTTCATGCTCTGGTTCCAGGCGCCAATCTGGAAGCGTATGTGCATGCCGTTAACAGCATCCCGCTGCTGACGCCCGAGCAGGAGCGTGAACTGGCCGAAAATCTCTACTACCAGCAGGATCTCGAGGCCGCCCGCCAGATGGTGCTGGCCCACCTGCGTTTCGTGGTGCATATCGCGCGCAGCTACTCCGGTTATGGTCTGGCCCAGGCCGACCTGATCCAGGAAGGCAACGTCGGCCTGATGAAGGCGGTCAAGCGCTTCAATCCGGAAATGGGCGTGCGCCTGGTGTCCTTCGCCGTGCACTGGATTCGTGCGGAAATCCACGAGTTCATCCTGAAGAACTGGCGCATCGTCAAGGTGGCCACCACCAAGGCGCAGCGCAAGCTGTTCTTCAACCTGCGCAGTCAGAAGAAGCGTCTGGCCTGGTTGAACAACGATGAAGTGACTGCCGTGGCCGAAAGCCTGGGCGTCGAGCCGCACGAAGTGCGCGAGATGGAAAGTCGCCTGACCGGCCAGGATATGGCGTTCGACCCGGCAGCCGATGCCGACGACGACAGCGCCTTCCAGTCGCCTGCGCATTACCTGGAAGACCATCGCTACGACCCGGCCCGTCAGCTCGAAGATGCCGACTGGAGCGACAGCTCCAGCAGCAACCTGCACGAAGCGCTGGAAAGCCTGGACGAGCGCAGTCGCGACATTCTCTACCAGCGCTGGCTGGCCGAGGACAAAGCGACGCTGCACGACCTGGCCGCCAAGTACAACGTGTCGGCCGAGCGGATTCGCCAGCTTGAGAAGAACGCGATGAACAAGCTCAAGGGCTGTATCGCCGCCTGA